In one window of Primulina tabacum isolate GXHZ01 chromosome 8, ASM2559414v2, whole genome shotgun sequence DNA:
- the LOC142553463 gene encoding uncharacterized protein LOC142553463 isoform X1, with protein MPPASTTRFTAYLTALTLEIEKKLQRALVSTSQRRNLLQELFADVALEVDDRAKEIILGEEDAITASDESYSSPLCFYNVLANHFARMPENGKSILDLIVQLWSQSFASNIFSLLFHKWLFEFQLDNPVVLLRFSSALVQGATNVFWIDIQTNVRRFQSFFQYLLVEVALDSKRLEKIPPQAQRDLFLLLSRVILFYNSDDKLESFFKQFPDFPNAFLVGSAADVFVIELADQLQKLKVEPVLLYYLSRIKVLQGLELRLATSTRLKTCLYSFTSPGGPMYPTRAVRHAAWDALDFLFPVGRYPRHLISLFFRLLYPWYWPSSCWNFVLSCTRAVMYSLLRLIFSSWEKLRPKQS; from the exons ATGCCACCGGCCTCAACTACTCGCTTCACGGCTTATCTCACGGCTCTCACTCTTGAGATTGAGAAGAAGCTTCAACGG GCGTTAGTTTCAACATCGCAGAGACGCAACTTGTTGCAGGAGTTGTTTGCTGATGTAGCTTTGGAAGTGGATGATCGTGCGAAAG AGATTATTTTGGGCGAGGAAGATGCAATCACTGCGTCAGATGAATCATATAGCAGTCCATTATGCTTCTACAACGTGCTTGCTAATCATTTTGCCCGCATGCCGGAGAATGGGAAATCAATCCTTGATCTTATTGTTCAACTATGGAGCCAGTCATTTGCATCTAATATCTTCTCTCTCTTGTTCCACAAGTGG CTCTTTGAATTTCAGCTTGATAATCCAGTAGTCCTACTTCGTTTCTCATCTGCACTTGTCCAAGGTGCCACAAATGTCTTCTG GATTGACATCCAAACAAACGTGAGGAGGTTTCAGAGTTTCTTTCAG TATCTTCTAGTGGAAGTTGCCCTGGATTCTAAGAGATTAGAAAAGATCCCTCCGCag GCACAGCGAGACCTATTTCTTCTCCTTTCAAGGGTCATACTTTTCTATAATTCAG ATGACAAACTTGAAAGCTTTTTCAAGCAATTTCCTGATTTTCCTAATGCTTTCTTGGTCGGAAGTGCAGCAGACGTATTTGTCATTGAACTAGCTGATCAG CTTCAAAAGCTGAAGGTGGAGCCTGTACTTCTGTATTACCTTTCTCGGATAAAAGTTCTCCAAG GATTAGAACTAAGACTGGCTACGAGTACAAGACTTAAAACATGTTTGTATAGCTTCACATCTCCAGGTGGGCCGATGTACCCAACAAGAGCTGTACGTCATGCAGCATGGGATGCATtagattttctttttcct GTTGGTAGATATCCTCGGCATCTCATAAGTCTCTTCTTCCGACTGCTATATCCGTGGTACTGGCCCTCATCTTGTTGGAACTTTGTACTTTCTTGCACACGAGCTGTTATGTATTCTCtgttgagattgatattttCTAGTTGGGAAAAATTGAGACCAAAACAATCGTAG
- the LOC142553462 gene encoding inner membrane protein PPF-1, chloroplastic-like isoform X1, with protein sequence MARTLISSPSFLGNSLPPLTRHPHTRRITTRVNFSLHQFPPIHSVDNSIDLHAIVARAESFLYTIADAAVVTVDGGTGSDSAVASAAQKNGGWFGFISEAMEAVLKVLKDGLTAVHVPYSYGFAIILLTVIVKVATLPLTKKQVESTLAMQNLQPKIKAIQQRYAGNQERIQLETSRLYKQAGVNPLAGCLPTLATIPVWIGLYQALSNVANEGLLTEGFFWIPSLGGPTTIAARQSGSGISWLLPFVDGQPPLGWYDTAAYLVLPVLLVLSQYVSMEIMKPPQTDDPSQKNTLLVLKFLPLMIGYFSLSVPSGLSIYWFTNNVLSTAQQVWLRKMGGAKPLVNENAGGIISAGRAKRSGSQPEQAGERFKQLKDEEKNKKISALPADNTQTSDTIDPESKDNLDSDSEPKQDKELFEEAYASTGSKQVPTYSGPKKSKRSKRKRAV encoded by the exons ATGGCAAGGACCCTAATTTCCTCTCCTTCCTTCCTGGGGAATTCTTTGCCACCCTTAACCCGCCATCCGCACACCCGACGCATCACTACGAGGGTGAACTTCAGCCTCCATCAGTTCCCGCCGATTCATTCCGTGGATAATTCCATTGATCTCCACGCGATTGTTGCTCGAGCTGAGAGTTTTCTGTACACGATTGCCGATGCTGCGGTAGTCACAGTAGATGGAGGCACAGGGTCGGATTCTGCTGTCGCATCTGCTGCTCAGAAAAACGGTGGCTGGTTCGGATTTATTTCAGAGGCCATGGAAGCTGTCTTGAAG GTGCTTAAGGATGGTCTTACTGCTGTTCATGTGCCATATTCTTATGGATTTGCCATAATATTGCTAACAGTAATCGTTAAAGTTGCCACGTTGCCTTTGACTAAGAAACAG GTTGAATCAACACTGGCAATGCAGAATCTTCAGCCGAAAATTAAAGCGATCCAACAAAGATATGCAGGAAATCAA GAAAGAATACAGCTTGAAACCTCCCGTTTATACAAACAGGCAGGAGTCAATCCTCTGGCAG GATGTTTACCAACCTTGGCTACAATTCCGGTCTGGATAGGTTTATATCAAGCTCTTTCAAATGTAGCAAATGAG GGACTGCTGACTGAAGGATTTTTTTGGATTCCTTCTTTGGGAGGCCCAACAACAATTGCTGCTCGGCAAAGTGGATCGGGAATTTCCTGGCTATTGCCATTtgtg GACGGACAACCACCCCTTGGTTGGTATGACACTGCTGCATATCTTGTTTTACCTGTTCTGCTCGTTTTATCGCAGTATGTTTCAATGGAAATAATGAAGCCTCCCCAA ACAGATGATCCATCGCAGAAGAACACGCTTCTTGTATTGAAGTTTCTCCCTCTCATGATTGGCTACTTTTCGTTGTCTGTGCCATCAGGGTTATCAATATACTG GTTCACAAATAACGTGCTTAGCACTGCACAGCAAGTATGGTTGCGCAAAATGGGAGGCGCAAAGCCCCTTGTAAATGAGAATGCTGGTGGGATAATTAGTGCTGGACGTGCAAAACGATCGGGTTCTCAGCCAGAACAGGCTGGTGAAAG ATTCAAACAGTTAAAAGATGAAGAGAAGAATAAAAAGATCAGCGCACTGCCTGCAGATAATACTCAGACTTCAGATACAATTGATCCTGAGTCTAAAGACAACTTAGATAGTGATTCTGAACCTAAG CAGGATAAGGAACTTTTTGAAGAGGCATATGCATCTACCGGCAGCAAACAAGTTCCTACTTATTCCGGTCCTAAGAAAAGTAAAAGGTCAAAGCGGAAGCGTGCTGTATGA
- the LOC142553466 gene encoding uncharacterized protein LOC142553466 isoform X1 yields the protein MDKGFWMIKGGVLMTDGDTVFDYSSVRDPKRARQWLSDAAGPELFPNKRQAVESPICGEELGISMANALPRDGSPGFQPVLSVPNLSMDRIFGSEINKSVNLPERNMIAEIDGPNLTERVAYELLENDPSVGLSMENQETGVSCGGSRETHDDQVKDPENGLHIAEVRIGLSLDQAYNWGNENTLISMGQPYDKEVGNTALMVHSYDIIDANIRSMGSTFGKGIDNTMSLTSSSKKKESDSICFGCYNGESIVDVLSRPVSSYTLMYEPCPVQTSETHNKPKTVVPNGHSPKSRLDSTPRSKLETKPARKEAPNSFPSNVRRLLATGILEGVPVKYVSAPQKELRGIIKGTGYLCGCQSCNYSKILVFMEALNAFEFERHAGSKTNHPNNHIYFENGKTIYQIVQELKSVPDSMLFNAVETVTGSQINQKAFFSWKASFQAALESFSPFMGSKN from the exons ATG GACAAAGGATTTTGGATGATCAAAGGTGGCGTACTAATGACTGATGGAGACACTGTTTTCGACTACTCGTCTGTAAGGGATCCTAAGCGTGCCCGTCAGTGGTTGTCTGATGCTGCTGGACCAGAATTATTTCCTAACAAAAGGCAAGCTGTTGAATCCCCAATTTGCGGAGAAGAATTAGGAATCTCCATGGCAAATGCACTTCCTCGGGATGGTTCTCCGGGGTTTCAACCGGTGCTATCAGTCCCCAATCTATCCATGGATCGCATATTCGGATCTGAGATAAACAAATCTGTCAACTTGCCTGAAAGAAATATGATTGCTGAGATAGATGGCCCAAATTTGACTGAAAGAGTTGCATATGAACTCTTAGAAAATGACCCATCTGTTGGTTTATCCATGGAAAACCAAGAAACTGGTGTAAGCTGTGGTGGAAGTAGAGAAACCCATGATGATCAAGTTAAAGATCCTGAAAATGGACTGCATATTGCAGAGGTCAGGATAGGATTGTCCTTGGATCAGGCGTACAACTGGGGAAATGAAAACACTTTGATATCTATGGGACAACCCTATGATAAGGAAGTCGGAAATACAGCATTGATGGTTCATTCCTATGACATCATCGATGCTAATATTAGATCTATGGGTTCAACCTTTGGAAAAGGCATCGACAATACCATGTCATTGACCAGTTCCTCTAAAAAAAAGGAATCCGATAGCATATGTTTTGGTTGCTATAATGGTGAATCTATAGTTGATGTCCTGTCGAGGCCAGTTAGTAGCTATACCTTAATGTATGAACCATGTCCAGTTCAAACATCAGAAACGCATAACAAACCAAAGACCGTGGTGCCAAATGGTCATTCACCTAAATCCAGACTTGACTCTACGCCTAGAAGTAAGTTAGAAACCAAACCTGCTAGGAAAGAAGCACCAAACAGCTTCCCATCCAATGTCAGGAGATTGTTAGCAACTGGGATCCTTGAGGGGGTGCCCGTGAAATATGTTTCTGCCCCACAGAAG GAGCTTCGTGGAATCATAAAAGGGACTGGCTATCTTTGCGGGTGTCAATCATGCAATTATTCTAAG ATTTTGGTTTTTATGGAGGCGCTAAATGCATTTGAATTTGAGCGTCATGCGGGTAGTAAGACAAATCACCCAAACAACCacatatattttgaaaatgggAAGACCATCTATCAGATAGTCCAGGAGCTAAAAAGCGTCCCGGACAGCATGTTATTTAATGCAGTTGAGACAGTGACTGGctcccagataaatcagaaggCCTTTTTCAGTTGGAAAG CATCTTTTCAAGCTGCACTCGAGAGCTTCAGTCCGTTTATGGGAAGTAAGAACTGA
- the LOC142553464 gene encoding ACT domain-containing protein ACR9 → MGVPWDDAVLIEKGKKPGEPYVITVNCPDKTGLGCDICHIILEFGLYVTKGDVSTDGLWCYVVLWVIPHSSSCAVRWVRLKERLLSICPSCTPSFCLNWESPNVSSSPVYLLKFCSLDRKGLLHDVTQVFDELELTIQRVKVTTAPDGRVLDLFFITDNLGLLHTKERQDETCEQLNAVLGESCISCDLQLAGPQYDCSPGISSLSPHVAEELFRCTTSDNETHSQALSPDVKELKRASVKLDNTLSPAHTLLQINCVDHKGFLYDIMRTLKDCNIQIAYGRFSHVNKGLRELDLFIRYKDGKKIVDPEKQDALCSRLKLELLHPLRVLIIDRGPDTELLISNPVELSGRGRPRVFYDVTFSLKSLGICVFSAKIGRHTNENREWEVYSFLLDENCRLQLSSKAVRNQIVDKVRRSLMGW, encoded by the exons ATGGGTGTTCCGTGGGACGATGCCGTCTTGATCGAGAAAGGGAAGAAGCCTGGGGAGCCATACGTGATAACGGTGAATTGTCCCGATAAGACCGGGCTTGGCTGCGATATCTGCCATATTATTCTCGAATTCGGTCTCTATGTTACCAAAGGAG ATGTTTCAACTGATGGATTATGGTGCTATGTTGTATTATGGGTGATTCCTCATTCCAGCTCATGTGCTGTAAGATGGGTTCGTTTAAAAGAACGCCTTCTGTCAATATGCCCATCCTGCACACCATCATTTTGCTTGAACTGGGAGTCCCCAAACGTCTCGTCTTCCCCTGTTTACTTGTTGAAGTTTTGTAGCCTTGATCGGAAAGGATTATTACATG ATGTCACTCAAGTTTTTGATGAGCTTGAGCTTACGATTCAGAGAGTAAAAGTGACCACGGCACCTGATGGTCGTGTTTTGGACCTCTTCTTTATAACAGACAACTT GGGGCTTTTACACACAAAGGAGAGGCAAGATGAAACGTGTGAGCAGTTAAATGCTGTTTTAGGTGAATCGTGTATTAGTTGTGATCTTCAGTTGGCCGGCCCTCAATATGATTGCTCTCCAGGGATATCCTCTCTgtctccacatgttgctgaagAACTATTTAGATGCACGACATCCGATAATGAAACACACTCGCAGGCGCTTAGCCCAGATGTCAAGGAGTTGAAAAGGGCTAGTGTGAAACTTGACAATACCTTGAGCCCAGCTCATACGTTACTTCAGATCAATTGTGTGGATCACAAAGGTTTCCTGTATGACATCATGCGAACATTGAAAGATTGCAACATCCAG ATTGCATATGGTCGCTTTTCCCATGTTAACAAGGGGCTCCGAGAATTAGACCTATTTATCCGGTATAAAGACGGGAAAAAGATAGTGGATCCTGAAAAGCAAGATGCACTCTGCTCTCGCTTGAAGTTGGAATTGCTTCACCCACTACGTGTTCTTATCATTGATCGTGGCCCAGACACTGAACTTTTGATCTCCAATCCAGTGGAGCTATCTGGAAGAGGAAGACCACGAGTTTTCTATGATGTTACTTTTTCCCTGAAGAGCCTCGGCATCTGCGTGTTCTCG gcaaaGATAGGGAGACATACAAACGAAAACCGTGAATGGGAGGTTTACAGCTTCCTTCTGGACGAAAACTGCAGGCTTCAATTATCTAGTAAGGCCGTCAGAAATCAGATTGTCGACAAGGTCAGAAGATCGTTGATGGGTTGGTAA
- the LOC142553462 gene encoding inner membrane protein PPF-1, chloroplastic-like isoform X2, whose amino-acid sequence MARTLISSPSFLGNSLPPLTRHPHTRRITTRVNFSLHQFPPIHSVDNSIDLHAIVARAESFLYTIADAAVVTVDGGTGSDSAVASAAQKNGGWFGFISEAMEAVLKVLKDGLTAVHVPYSYGFAIILLTVIVKVATLPLTKKQVESTLAMQNLQPKIKAIQQRYAGNQERIQLETSRLYKQAGVNPLAGCLPTLATIPVWIGLYQALSNVANEGLLTEGFFWIPSLGGPTTIAARQSGSGISWLLPFVDGQPPLGWYDTAAYLVLPVLLVLSQYVSMEIMKPPQTDDPSQKNTLLVLKFLPLMIGYFSLSVPSGLSIYWFTNNVLSTAQQVWLRKMGGAKPLVNENAGGIISAGRAKRSGSQPEQAGERFKQLKDEEKNKKISALPADNTQTSDTIDPESKDNLDSDSEPKDKELFEEAYASTGSKQVPTYSGPKKSKRSKRKRAV is encoded by the exons ATGGCAAGGACCCTAATTTCCTCTCCTTCCTTCCTGGGGAATTCTTTGCCACCCTTAACCCGCCATCCGCACACCCGACGCATCACTACGAGGGTGAACTTCAGCCTCCATCAGTTCCCGCCGATTCATTCCGTGGATAATTCCATTGATCTCCACGCGATTGTTGCTCGAGCTGAGAGTTTTCTGTACACGATTGCCGATGCTGCGGTAGTCACAGTAGATGGAGGCACAGGGTCGGATTCTGCTGTCGCATCTGCTGCTCAGAAAAACGGTGGCTGGTTCGGATTTATTTCAGAGGCCATGGAAGCTGTCTTGAAG GTGCTTAAGGATGGTCTTACTGCTGTTCATGTGCCATATTCTTATGGATTTGCCATAATATTGCTAACAGTAATCGTTAAAGTTGCCACGTTGCCTTTGACTAAGAAACAG GTTGAATCAACACTGGCAATGCAGAATCTTCAGCCGAAAATTAAAGCGATCCAACAAAGATATGCAGGAAATCAA GAAAGAATACAGCTTGAAACCTCCCGTTTATACAAACAGGCAGGAGTCAATCCTCTGGCAG GATGTTTACCAACCTTGGCTACAATTCCGGTCTGGATAGGTTTATATCAAGCTCTTTCAAATGTAGCAAATGAG GGACTGCTGACTGAAGGATTTTTTTGGATTCCTTCTTTGGGAGGCCCAACAACAATTGCTGCTCGGCAAAGTGGATCGGGAATTTCCTGGCTATTGCCATTtgtg GACGGACAACCACCCCTTGGTTGGTATGACACTGCTGCATATCTTGTTTTACCTGTTCTGCTCGTTTTATCGCAGTATGTTTCAATGGAAATAATGAAGCCTCCCCAA ACAGATGATCCATCGCAGAAGAACACGCTTCTTGTATTGAAGTTTCTCCCTCTCATGATTGGCTACTTTTCGTTGTCTGTGCCATCAGGGTTATCAATATACTG GTTCACAAATAACGTGCTTAGCACTGCACAGCAAGTATGGTTGCGCAAAATGGGAGGCGCAAAGCCCCTTGTAAATGAGAATGCTGGTGGGATAATTAGTGCTGGACGTGCAAAACGATCGGGTTCTCAGCCAGAACAGGCTGGTGAAAG ATTCAAACAGTTAAAAGATGAAGAGAAGAATAAAAAGATCAGCGCACTGCCTGCAGATAATACTCAGACTTCAGATACAATTGATCCTGAGTCTAAAGACAACTTAGATAGTGATTCTGAACCTAAG GATAAGGAACTTTTTGAAGAGGCATATGCATCTACCGGCAGCAAACAAGTTCCTACTTATTCCGGTCCTAAGAAAAGTAAAAGGTCAAAGCGGAAGCGTGCTGTATGA
- the LOC142553461 gene encoding THO complex subunit 4A-like, with translation MSGGALDMTLDDLIKSNKKSSVRGRGRAAGPGPTRRLPNRSANRAGPYATPKAPESAWGHDMFAGGGVGGRVASIETGTKLYVSNLDYGVSNDDIKELFAEVGDLKRFNIHYDKSGRSKGTAELVFSRRQDALNAIKKYNNVQLDGKPMKIELVGTNISTPAAGLPTVGGFGDSNVAPRSGQVRGGFGRSGGGRRGRGFGRGRGQGRGGRGEKVSADDLDADLEKYHADAMQTN, from the exons ATGTCGGGTGGTGCCCTGGACATGACCCTCGACGATCTGATCAAGAGTAACAAAAAATCTTCCGTCCGGGGTAGAGGACGCGCCGCTGGTCCTGGACCCACCCGCCGCTTACCGAATCGCTCCGCGAATCGTGCTGGTCCATACGCTACTCCGAAG GCACCAGAATCAGCTTGGGGTCATGACATGTTCGCCGGTGGCGGCGTTGGTGGTCGAGTGGCTAGTATTGAAACAGGAACCAAGTTATACGTATCTAATCTTGATTATGGCGTATCTAACGACGATATTAAG GAACTCTTTGCTGAAGTTGGCgaccttaaacgttttaatatacACTATGATAAGAGCGGGCGATCAAAG GGTACTGCTGAATTAGTTTTCTCTCGACGTCAAGATGCATTGAATGCCATCAAGAAATACAATAATGTTCAGCTGGATGGGAAACCAATGAAAATAGAACTCGTTGGTACTAACATCTCTACTCCTGCTGCTGGTCTTCCCACTGTTGGTGGTTTTGGTGATTCAAATGTTGCTCCTCGAAG TGGACAAGTGAGGGGTGGTTTTGGAAGGTCAGGCGGTGGTAGACGAGGTCGTGGATTTGGAAGGGGACGTGGACAGGGAAGGGGGGGACGTGGTGAGAAGGTATCCGCTGATGATCTAGATGCTGATTTGGAGAAGTATCATGCAGATGCAATGCAGACAAATTGA
- the LOC142553463 gene encoding uncharacterized protein LOC142553463 isoform X2: MIVRKMILCSLIDTEIILGEEDAITASDESYSSPLCFYNVLANHFARMPENGKSILDLIVQLWSQSFASNIFSLLFHKWLFEFQLDNPVVLLRFSSALVQGATNVFWIDIQTNVRRFQSFFQYLLVEVALDSKRLEKIPPQAQRDLFLLLSRVILFYNSDDKLESFFKQFPDFPNAFLVGSAADVFVIELADQLQKLKVEPVLLYYLSRIKVLQGLELRLATSTRLKTCLYSFTSPGGPMYPTRAVRHAAWDALDFLFPVGRYPRHLISLFFRLLYPWYWPSSCWNFVLSCTRAVMYSLLRLIFSSWEKLRPKQS, translated from the exons ATGATCGTGCGAAAG atgatattatgctctttaATTGATACAGAGATTATTTTGGGCGAGGAAGATGCAATCACTGCGTCAGATGAATCATATAGCAGTCCATTATGCTTCTACAACGTGCTTGCTAATCATTTTGCCCGCATGCCGGAGAATGGGAAATCAATCCTTGATCTTATTGTTCAACTATGGAGCCAGTCATTTGCATCTAATATCTTCTCTCTCTTGTTCCACAAGTGG CTCTTTGAATTTCAGCTTGATAATCCAGTAGTCCTACTTCGTTTCTCATCTGCACTTGTCCAAGGTGCCACAAATGTCTTCTG GATTGACATCCAAACAAACGTGAGGAGGTTTCAGAGTTTCTTTCAG TATCTTCTAGTGGAAGTTGCCCTGGATTCTAAGAGATTAGAAAAGATCCCTCCGCag GCACAGCGAGACCTATTTCTTCTCCTTTCAAGGGTCATACTTTTCTATAATTCAG ATGACAAACTTGAAAGCTTTTTCAAGCAATTTCCTGATTTTCCTAATGCTTTCTTGGTCGGAAGTGCAGCAGACGTATTTGTCATTGAACTAGCTGATCAG CTTCAAAAGCTGAAGGTGGAGCCTGTACTTCTGTATTACCTTTCTCGGATAAAAGTTCTCCAAG GATTAGAACTAAGACTGGCTACGAGTACAAGACTTAAAACATGTTTGTATAGCTTCACATCTCCAGGTGGGCCGATGTACCCAACAAGAGCTGTACGTCATGCAGCATGGGATGCATtagattttctttttcct GTTGGTAGATATCCTCGGCATCTCATAAGTCTCTTCTTCCGACTGCTATATCCGTGGTACTGGCCCTCATCTTGTTGGAACTTTGTACTTTCTTGCACACGAGCTGTTATGTATTCTCtgttgagattgatattttCTAGTTGGGAAAAATTGAGACCAAAACAATCGTAG
- the LOC142553466 gene encoding uncharacterized protein LOC142553466 isoform X2 — protein sequence MDKGFWMIKGGVLMTDGDTVFDYSSVRDPKRARQWLSDAAGPELFPNKRQAVESPICGEELGISMANALPRDGSPGFQPVLSVPNLSMDRIFGSEINKSVNLPERNMIAEIDGPNLTERVAYELLENDPSVGLSMENQETGVSCGGSRETHDDQVKDPENGLHIAEVRIGLSLDQAYNWGNENTLISMGQPYDKEVGNTALMVHSYDIIDANIRSMGSTFGKGIDNTMSLTSSSKKKESDSICFGCYNGESIVDVLSRPVSSYTLMYEPCPVQTSETHNKPKTVVPNGHSPKSRLDSTPRSKLETKPARKEAPNSFPSNVRRLLATGILEGVPVKYVSAPQKELRGIIKGTGYLCGCQSCNYSKALNAFEFERHAGSKTNHPNNHIYFENGKTIYQIVQELKSVPDSMLFNAVETVTGSQINQKAFFSWKASFQAALESFSPFMGSKN from the exons ATG GACAAAGGATTTTGGATGATCAAAGGTGGCGTACTAATGACTGATGGAGACACTGTTTTCGACTACTCGTCTGTAAGGGATCCTAAGCGTGCCCGTCAGTGGTTGTCTGATGCTGCTGGACCAGAATTATTTCCTAACAAAAGGCAAGCTGTTGAATCCCCAATTTGCGGAGAAGAATTAGGAATCTCCATGGCAAATGCACTTCCTCGGGATGGTTCTCCGGGGTTTCAACCGGTGCTATCAGTCCCCAATCTATCCATGGATCGCATATTCGGATCTGAGATAAACAAATCTGTCAACTTGCCTGAAAGAAATATGATTGCTGAGATAGATGGCCCAAATTTGACTGAAAGAGTTGCATATGAACTCTTAGAAAATGACCCATCTGTTGGTTTATCCATGGAAAACCAAGAAACTGGTGTAAGCTGTGGTGGAAGTAGAGAAACCCATGATGATCAAGTTAAAGATCCTGAAAATGGACTGCATATTGCAGAGGTCAGGATAGGATTGTCCTTGGATCAGGCGTACAACTGGGGAAATGAAAACACTTTGATATCTATGGGACAACCCTATGATAAGGAAGTCGGAAATACAGCATTGATGGTTCATTCCTATGACATCATCGATGCTAATATTAGATCTATGGGTTCAACCTTTGGAAAAGGCATCGACAATACCATGTCATTGACCAGTTCCTCTAAAAAAAAGGAATCCGATAGCATATGTTTTGGTTGCTATAATGGTGAATCTATAGTTGATGTCCTGTCGAGGCCAGTTAGTAGCTATACCTTAATGTATGAACCATGTCCAGTTCAAACATCAGAAACGCATAACAAACCAAAGACCGTGGTGCCAAATGGTCATTCACCTAAATCCAGACTTGACTCTACGCCTAGAAGTAAGTTAGAAACCAAACCTGCTAGGAAAGAAGCACCAAACAGCTTCCCATCCAATGTCAGGAGATTGTTAGCAACTGGGATCCTTGAGGGGGTGCCCGTGAAATATGTTTCTGCCCCACAGAAG GAGCTTCGTGGAATCATAAAAGGGACTGGCTATCTTTGCGGGTGTCAATCATGCAATTATTCTAAG GCGCTAAATGCATTTGAATTTGAGCGTCATGCGGGTAGTAAGACAAATCACCCAAACAACCacatatattttgaaaatgggAAGACCATCTATCAGATAGTCCAGGAGCTAAAAAGCGTCCCGGACAGCATGTTATTTAATGCAGTTGAGACAGTGACTGGctcccagataaatcagaaggCCTTTTTCAGTTGGAAAG CATCTTTTCAAGCTGCACTCGAGAGCTTCAGTCCGTTTATGGGAAGTAAGAACTGA
- the LOC142553465 gene encoding large ribosomal subunit protein uL29-like — MARIKVHELRQKGKTDLLAQLKDLKAELALLRVAKVTGGAPNKLSKIKVVRLSIAQVLTVISQKQKAALREVYKNKKYLPLDLRPKKTRAIRRRLTKHQASLKTEKQKKKEMYFPVRKYAIKV; from the exons ATGG CTCGGATCAAGGTGCACGAGCTGAGGCAGAAGGGCAAGACGGATCTTTTAGCGCAGCTGAAAGATCTGAAGGCGGAGCTGGCGTTGCTGCGTGTGGCAAAGGTCACCGGCGGCGCTCCGAACAAGCTTTCCAAGATTAAAGTGGTAAGACTTTCCATTGCCCAGGTGCTGACCGTCATATCTCAGAAGCAGAAGGCTGCTCTAAGGGAAGTGTACAAGAACAAGAAGTATTTACCCCTTGATCTCCGCCCCAAGAAAACCCGTGCCATTCGCCGCCGTCTTACTAAGCACCAG GCTTCTTTGAAGACAGAGAAGCAGAAAAAGAAGGAGATGTACTTCCCTGTGAGGAAGTACgctattaaagtttga